A window from Drosophila nasuta strain 15112-1781.00 chromosome 3, ASM2355853v1, whole genome shotgun sequence encodes these proteins:
- the LOC132792940 gene encoding NSFL1 cofactor p47, with translation MSNEQKLDSFMKKYGEVEEIARQYLMANNWVLEQASLKYEADKANRIVQSTSEITTDKSSAKNQHSNSRDEQPETHNDGASDSSLQNVQITKRVQIDDSTPALTTVDSDRSMRTWGHGVSLGSAHPINPPPPRNTGQDTDSELDENEHIVVVLHLWSEGFSLDDGSLRLYEVPENERFLRAIMRGDFPYEMRELGQRIELSVQDHTNESYRQLSRKQFMGSGRPLGTPNQQLEPAPSTQVLSTEEQQHNQEQSAEHALALNVQTNVTTIQFRLANGSRIAANFNRTHQVADLYRYVRIARPQYSSVNFMLMTTFPRHPLLESDLRTLSEADLLNVVVIQHINED, from the coding sequence ATGTCCAATGAGCAAAAGCTTGATAGTTTTATGAAGAAGTATGGCGAGGTCGAGGAGATAGCACGACAATATTTGATGGCCAACAACTGGGTTTTGGAGCAAGCAAGCCTTAAATATGAGGCCGATAAAGCCAACCGCATTGTACAGAGTACCTCAGAAATAACGACGGACAAATCAAGTGCTAAGAACCAACACTCTAATAGCCGGGATGAGCAACCGGAGACGCACAACGATGGAGCATCTGACAGTTCTCTTCAGAATGTGCAGATTACAAAGCGAGTGCAAATCGATGACTCAACTCCGGCCCTGACCACCGTCGATAGCGATCGCAGTATGCGTACCTGGGGACATGGCGTAAGCCTGGGCAGTGCTCATCCCATCAATCCCCCGCCACCACGAAATACGGGGCAAGACACCGACTCTGAGCTGGACGAAAACGAGCACATTGTTGTGGTGCTTCACCTTTGGTCAGAAGGCTTCTCGCTGGATGATGGCTCATTGCGACTCTACGAAGTGCCCGAAAATGAACGGTTTCTGCGTGCCATAATGCGCGGCGATTTCCCCTATGAGATGCGGGAGCTGGGGCAACGCATTGAGCTCAGTGTCCAGGATCACACCAACGAATCCTATCGTCAGCTATCTCGCAAGCAGTTCATGGGCTCAGGTCGTCCTCTAGGCACACCAAACCAGCAACTAGAGCCCGCACCCTCAACCCAAGTGCTATCCAcagaggagcagcagcataatCAAGAGCAATCTGCCGAGCATGCTCTGGCTCTTAATGTGCAGACAAATGTAACGACCATCCAGTTCCGTTTGGCCAATGGAAGTCGAATTGCCGCCAACTTCAATCGCACACACCAAGTCGCTGATCTCTATAGATATGTGCGCATAGCTAGGCCCCAATATTCTAGTGTAAACTTTATGTTAATGACCACATTTCCACGGCATCCGCTCCTCGAGAGCGATTTGCGTACCTTATCCGAGGCTGATTTGCTTAATGTGGTCGTCATCCAACACATTAACGAAGACTAA